A single Pyxicephalus adspersus chromosome 8, UCB_Pads_2.0, whole genome shotgun sequence DNA region contains:
- the RPL32 gene encoding large ribosomal subunit protein eL32 yields MAALRPLIKPKIVKKRTKKFIRHQSDRYVKIKANWRKPRGIDNRARRRFKGQILMPNIGYGSNKKTKHMLPTGFKKFLVHNVKELEVLLMSNKTFCAEIAHNVSSKNRKIIVERAAQLAIKVTNPNARLRSEENE; encoded by the exons ATGGCGGCTCTTAGACCTCTCATAAAGCCCAAGATTGTCAAGAAGCGGACGAAGAAGTTCATCCGCCACCAGTCAGACCGTTATGTTAAGATTAAG GCCAACTGGCGCAAGCCAAGAGGTATTGACAACAGAGCCCGCAGAAGGTTCAAGGGTCAGATCCTGATGCCCAACATTGGTTATGGTAGCAACAAGAAGACCAAACACATGCTGCCCACCGGGTTCAAGAAGTTCCTTGTACACAACGTAAAGGAACTCGAAGTTCTGTTGATGAGCAACAA GACATTCTGCGCTGAAATCGCCCACAACGTCTCCTCTAAAAACCGCAAGATCATTGTGGAAAGAGCAGCACAGCTTGCCATCAAGGTGACAAATCCAAACGCCAGACTGCGCAGTGAGGAGAATGAATAA